From the genome of Yersinia enterocolitica, one region includes:
- the mmsA gene encoding methylmalonate-semialdehyde dehydrogenase (CoA acylating), with product MKIVSNFIGGKNSLSSSNQTAEIHNPATGKVESQVTQSTAEEVNQAIGVAHQAFADWSRTTPLRRARIMFNFKALIEQHRDELAELIVREHGKVYSDALGEITRGLEVVEFACGIPHLLKGEYSADVGTGVDCFSMMQPLGVVAGITPFNFPAMVPMWMFPVALTCGNTFILKPPALDPSASVRLAELLTEAGLPDGVFNVIHCSNESAAQLCTDPRIQAVSFVGSSTVAEHIYTTASAHGKRVQAFGAAKNQAIIMPDADLDATVNALMGGAFGSAGERCMALPIAVVVGDDTADKLIEKLKPLITHLRVGPGLQQSGEENEMGPLISATHQKKVLGYIDQGVKEGATLVTDGRNYKVAGYEQGYYVGGTLFDHVTPQMKIYREEIFGPVLGIVRVPDYQTAIDTVNSHEFGNGSAIFTSSGHYARLFVHEVQAGMVGVNVPVPVPMAFHSFGGWKRSVFGALNVHGTDGVRFYTRMKTTTARWPTGQQTVSEYSMPTLG from the coding sequence ATGAAAATCGTGAGTAACTTTATTGGCGGGAAGAATTCCCTGAGTTCCAGCAATCAGACTGCCGAGATTCATAATCCAGCCACCGGTAAAGTCGAAAGCCAGGTTACGCAAAGTACTGCCGAGGAAGTTAATCAGGCTATCGGCGTGGCTCATCAAGCATTTGCCGATTGGTCACGGACTACCCCACTGCGTCGCGCCCGTATTATGTTTAACTTTAAAGCACTGATTGAGCAACATCGTGATGAGTTGGCTGAGTTGATTGTCCGTGAGCACGGCAAGGTTTATTCCGATGCGTTGGGTGAGATCACCCGTGGGCTGGAAGTCGTCGAGTTTGCCTGTGGCATTCCACATCTCTTGAAAGGTGAATATTCCGCAGATGTTGGTACGGGGGTGGATTGTTTTTCCATGATGCAGCCGTTAGGTGTGGTCGCAGGTATAACACCGTTTAACTTTCCTGCTATGGTCCCGATGTGGATGTTCCCCGTTGCCTTAACTTGCGGCAATACCTTTATCCTGAAGCCACCGGCATTAGACCCGTCAGCCTCTGTTCGTCTGGCGGAATTGTTGACTGAAGCTGGGTTACCGGATGGTGTATTCAATGTTATTCACTGTTCAAATGAGAGTGCAGCCCAACTCTGCACTGACCCACGAATTCAGGCCGTCAGTTTTGTTGGATCTTCTACCGTAGCTGAACATATTTATACTACTGCCAGTGCACACGGTAAGCGCGTACAAGCATTTGGTGCTGCTAAAAATCAGGCAATTATCATGCCTGATGCTGATTTGGATGCCACAGTAAATGCATTGATGGGTGGTGCATTTGGTTCGGCGGGTGAACGTTGTATGGCTTTGCCGATTGCGGTTGTCGTGGGTGATGACACCGCGGACAAATTAATTGAGAAGTTAAAACCACTCATCACTCACTTGCGAGTCGGCCCTGGCTTGCAGCAAAGTGGTGAAGAAAATGAGATGGGGCCGCTAATCTCAGCCACCCATCAGAAAAAAGTGCTCGGTTATATCGATCAAGGTGTGAAAGAGGGCGCAACGTTAGTCACCGATGGCCGCAATTATAAAGTTGCAGGTTATGAGCAGGGATATTATGTAGGCGGCACTCTGTTTGACCATGTCACGCCACAGATGAAAATCTATCGGGAAGAGATTTTTGGGCCGGTACTGGGTATTGTCAGAGTCCCTGATTACCAAACAGCCATTGATACAGTTAATAGCCATGAGTTTGGCAACGGCAGCGCTATTTTTACCAGTAGCGGCCATTATGCGCGGCTATTTGTGCATGAAGTTCAGGCCGGAATGGTTGGCGTCAATGTTCCAGTACCTGTCCCAATGGCATTCCATAGCTTTGGTGGCTGGAAGCGCTCGGTATTCGGTGCGTTAAATGTTCACGGTACCGATGGCGTGCGTTTTTACACCCGGATGAAAACAACCACTGCCCGTTGGCCTACCGGCCAGCAAACGGTTTCAGAGTACAGTATGCCAACACTTGGCTAA
- the iolB gene encoding 5-deoxy-glucuronate isomerase — translation MSSLLAKCQLPDADGRIQHISPQNAGWRFVGFDVYRLTAGKALVLDSGDNELCLVLVAGVASVSTLHAEYPHIGKRMSPFERTPPYSVYVPHHDHVKVVAETDLELAVCRAPAQGHLPSRLITPADVGVERRGKGRNQRLVHNILPDSEPADSLLVVEVYTDEGNTSSYPSHKHDQENSTDETYLEETYYHRLNPEQGFCMQRVYTDDRSLDECMPVYNRDVVKVPKGYHPVATLAGYDNYYLNVMAGPVRLWKFTWEKDHAWINSDNYPVNNS, via the coding sequence ATGTCTTCACTGCTTGCCAAATGTCAGTTACCGGATGCGGATGGACGTATTCAACACATTTCACCGCAAAATGCGGGTTGGCGTTTTGTTGGATTTGATGTCTATCGTCTTACTGCGGGTAAAGCATTAGTTCTGGACAGTGGTGACAATGAACTCTGTCTGGTATTGGTTGCTGGTGTTGCTTCAGTTTCAACTCTGCACGCTGAATACCCACATATTGGTAAACGTATGAGTCCGTTCGAACGAACACCGCCTTATTCTGTTTATGTCCCACATCATGATCATGTGAAAGTGGTGGCAGAAACTGACTTGGAATTGGCGGTATGCCGTGCCCCTGCACAGGGGCATTTGCCTTCCCGCCTGATTACGCCGGCTGATGTCGGGGTCGAACGGCGCGGTAAGGGGCGCAACCAGCGGTTAGTGCATAATATTCTGCCTGACAGTGAGCCTGCGGACAGTTTGTTGGTGGTAGAGGTCTACACAGACGAAGGGAACACCAGCTCATATCCAAGTCATAAACACGATCAGGAAAATTCTACCGACGAAACTTATCTTGAAGAAACCTATTATCACCGGTTGAACCCTGAACAGGGTTTCTGTATGCAGCGTGTTTATACTGACGACCGTTCACTGGATGAGTGTATGCCTGTTTATAACCGTGATGTGGTGAAAGTCCCCAAAGGTTATCACCCGGTGGCAACGTTAGCAGGCTACGACAACTATTATTTGAATGTGATGGCAGGGCCGGTACGGTTATGGAAATTTACCTGGGAGAAAGACCACGCATGGATCAACAGCGATAACTATCCGGTTAATAACAGCTAA
- a CDS encoding MurR/RpiR family transcriptional regulator codes for MNNPTQLSLLQDQIRHRYETLSKRLKQVARYILDNSNSIAFDTVASIAAQADVPPSTLIRFANAFNFSGFNEMKQVFRQHLMEETVNYTERARLFRQISTDGSTAPESPAEILNVFTMVNAQALQQLAVQTSAEQLERAVNLLKNAENIYVIGLRRSFSVASYLTYALRHLERRAFLIDGLGGMFSEQLSMVKPKDVVIAISYSPYAQEALELVELGAKSGAQQIAITDSQVSPLAAFSDVCFVVREAQVDGFRSQVASMCLAQTLAVSLALNNAKE; via the coding sequence ATGAATAACCCTACTCAACTTTCATTGTTACAAGACCAAATTCGTCATCGCTATGAGACGTTAAGCAAACGCTTAAAACAAGTTGCCCGTTATATATTGGATAACAGTAATAGCATTGCATTTGATACGGTTGCTTCTATTGCGGCTCAAGCCGACGTACCACCTTCAACATTGATCCGATTTGCTAATGCCTTTAATTTCAGTGGCTTCAACGAAATGAAACAGGTATTCCGCCAGCATTTGATGGAAGAAACCGTTAACTATACTGAGCGAGCACGGTTATTCCGCCAAATATCGACAGATGGCAGCACGGCACCAGAAAGTCCGGCAGAAATACTGAATGTATTTACCATGGTAAATGCACAAGCGCTGCAACAACTGGCCGTACAAACCAGCGCAGAACAGTTGGAGAGAGCAGTTAACTTGTTGAAAAATGCTGAAAATATCTATGTGATTGGTCTACGTCGCTCTTTTAGTGTTGCTTCTTATCTCACCTATGCGTTACGCCATCTGGAACGTCGTGCTTTTCTGATCGATGGGCTAGGGGGAATGTTCTCTGAACAACTGAGCATGGTGAAACCCAAAGACGTAGTGATCGCCATTAGTTATTCACCTTATGCGCAAGAGGCGTTAGAACTGGTGGAATTAGGGGCGAAGAGTGGTGCACAGCAGATTGCGATTACAGATAGCCAGGTCAGCCCATTAGCGGCTTTTAGCGATGTGTGTTTTGTCGTGCGAGAAGCTCAAGTTGACGGTTTCCGTTCGCAAGTAGCCTCTATGTGTCTGGCACAAACATTGGCAGTTTCACTGGCACTGAATAACGCGAAAGAGTAA